The stretch of DNA TGGAACGGTAATCGAAAATATTGCTTATGGCAATCCAACGGCTAAGAAAGCTAATATTATCGCCGCAGCCAAAATAGCTGAAGCACACGAATTTATCATGCAACTACCCCAAGGTTATGACACAATAGTAGGAGAAAGAGGTCAAAAACTGTCTGGGGGACAAAGACAAAGAATTGCGATCGCGCGTGCAGTCCTCAAAGATCCACCTATTTTGATCTTAGATGAAGCTACATCCGCCGTCGATAACGAAACTGAAGCCGCCATCCAAAGATCTCTAGACAGAATCACAGTAGATCGAACTACAATTGCGATCGCTCACCGTCTTTCTACCATCCGCAATGCTGACTGTATTTACGTCATGGAATACGGAGAAATAGTTGAATCTGGAACTCATGAAGAGTTAGTCAATACCGAAGGAATCTATGCTAGTTTCTGGCGCGTCCAATCTGGTTTAAAATAAGTAATCTGTCAGGCATTTAGTTTTCTTGGTTAGATTAAGGAAGAAGGAAGAAGGGAAAACCAAATACGTAATTTAAATGATGTCAGAGTCAGAAATTAGGCTATCTGTATTTTTGGGAGTTCTGCTCCTGATGGCGGTTCTAGAGTTGATTATTCCTCGCCGTAAACTAAGTATATCTAAACTGATTCGTTGGGCAAGTAACTTAGGTATAGTAATTCTGAATACTGCTTTATTAAGAGTAATTTTGCCTTTAACAGCCGTCAAAATGGCAATAATTTCTCAAGACTATAATTGGGGATTATTTAATGTTGTTTCAATTCCAGTTTGGGCATCTATTTTATTATCAGTAATTATTTTAGATTGTTTAATTTATTGGCAACACGTCAGCTTTCACAAGATCCCTTTATTTTGGCAATTACATAAGGTTCATCATGCCGATTTAGACTTTGATGTAACTACAGGATTAAGGTTTCATCCTCTCGAAATTATCTTGTCTATGGGAATTAAAATATTAGCAGTTATTTTACTAGGTTGTCCTCCTTTAGCTGTAGTTATTTTTGAAGTGATACTAAACGCTTCTTCCATGTTTAATCACAGTAATATATATATTCATCCGCCATTAGACAAATTTCTAAGACTCTGGATTGTTACTCCAGATATGCATCGAGTTCATCACTCAAATATTCCATCAGAAACTAATAGTAACTATGGGTTTAACTTATCTTGGTGGGATTTTTTATTTAAAACATATCGCCCTCAACCCGAACTAGGACATGAGACAATGAATATAGGTCTTTCAACATTTGCTAGCCATAAGGTAGCTTATTTACATTGGATGTTAGCTTTACCTTGGATTAAACAAATTAAATAATGTTAGAAGTAAAAATGTAGCAATGCTATGTTTGATTAGTTGACATCTCTAGCGCCCAGTTACGGGTAGCAATAGTGCGAGGATGAATTAGTAAACGGCGA from Merismopedia glauca CCAP 1448/3 encodes:
- a CDS encoding sterol desaturase family protein, encoding MMSESEIRLSVFLGVLLLMAVLELIIPRRKLSISKLIRWASNLGIVILNTALLRVILPLTAVKMAIISQDYNWGLFNVVSIPVWASILLSVIILDCLIYWQHVSFHKIPLFWQLHKVHHADLDFDVTTGLRFHPLEIILSMGIKILAVILLGCPPLAVVIFEVILNASSMFNHSNIYIHPPLDKFLRLWIVTPDMHRVHHSNIPSETNSNYGFNLSWWDFLFKTYRPQPELGHETMNIGLSTFASHKVAYLHWMLALPWIKQIK